Within the Maniola hyperantus chromosome 7, iAphHyp1.2, whole genome shotgun sequence genome, the region CTTCTAAACTTTTCATAACTTCTTCTAACATGCTTTCGAAAGTTGACATGGTATCAGTAGAATCGCTCTTTGTTACTTTGCTTTGTTCTACCAAGGCTTCAAGTGTAGGTGGTATGTcaggcatttttttattattgcggTTGTTATATGCCGGTGTTACAGAAATAAGTATATCTTCGTATTCATTTTTTGCTGTTATTATATCGAGTTCATCTTTGGATTTGTTATCGCTCGCTGAAGAAGCTTTGGCCTCATCTGCAATATCGTTAGGATTGTATGGCTTAAAAGAATCTGTTGAAATTTTAGGTGACCAGTGGTCAGTTTCTGGTGCCGCATATTTAGGTCTGTTGATTGAGTAATTAGAATCTTGATCTTCGGATACTTGATCTTCTGTTtctggttttttattatatctCTCGGAAAGTCGTGGTCTGTGACTGTATCTACTGTGCAAATTATTTTTGACAGTTGTCGATGATATGTCGGTTTGCAGTTCAGGTTTATCGGTAGGTTTCTCAGTCGGCCGTCGTCCTCGGAAACGATTTTTAGCTTCATAGGGTCTTCTTGTTATTGCTGGTTCTGTGGTTGTATAACTAGGTCGCCGACGTCTAAATTGACCGCGTTTCGCTGAAGTTTCTGTCGTAGAAGTTGGTGCAGACGATTCTGTTGATGGTTCTGGTTTGTAAACAGGCTGTTTATAATCTTGGAATCCCGGTCGAACATGGACTTGCTTGGTTTTTAAATCAGCTTGAATTTCCTCGATTCTCATTGTTGTTCGCCGCTTATCAAAGGCAGGTCGGTATGTTATGGGCTGAACAGGTTTTCTTCGATCAGTCCGTAACGATTCGCTCAAAGAAGTCTGGTGATACTGTCTTACAACTCCTGGACGTACTCTCACCCTGTTATAAGATGGCGTTGTTTCTACAATATTTTCTTCTTGTTCTTGACTTAATTCCTGACTCCCAACTTTAGTACCTTGCTCTGGTGCACCTGTTATCTCTTCTTCTCTGTTGGATTGATGCTCATCATTATTGGAGTAGACAGGAATATTTGTTGCAGTCTCAGGGCTGGATGCTTGCGTAGTGAAAAATACGTTGTCTTGATTTTGGTTCTGTTGGGGTGACGTCTGCAAAACATATCGCTCTTCTTTTACTTCGTCGTAAGATTGTGCGGTATCCTGTGGTGTGACACTGCTTTTTTGTTGATAGACATAGTCTTCATCTTGATTAGGTACTTTGGGTGCATACGGTGCATCAGTCACCGAATGTATTGTGTTAGTGTACTGTTGTGGTAGGTCCTCTAATTCTGAGTTAACAGGTGCAGTTATTGAGAGTTTATCATTACTATATGCATCTTCTGTATCTTCAGCGTTAGCAGTCTTTTGATCATTAGATGAAAGCACGTTCGGTTCAGTGATTGCTTCAATATCTACGGTGCTAGTTCGTTCCATTAATGTAACAGGGTAATTTTGATGAAGTACATCTCGTTGATAGGCTAAGTCATGTTCTTTTTTGCTTGCTTTATttctttttgtataattttcatCATAGTCGGATACCTTGTAATGTACACGTCCTCTAGTCCTCGTCCTTGTGGGAGTGGTAGTGCGTTCGCTAGAATCAACCAGTTTTCTCGTAGATGATTCGGTGGTAATTTGGTTCGGTTCAAATCTAGATCTTGTAGGTAGCGGTTTCCTTTCTCTTAAGGGCCTTCTTGTGATTGTGGCACGCGTAGAATATTCCTGAGAGTCTGGTTTTGCTGTTGGATATCGAGGACGGCCTCGTGTTCTAATAGGTGGCCTCCTAGTTGATGTAGTGGTGCTACTTGTAGACGATAGTATTTCTTGTGAATTATATGCAGCGTCGTACTGGCTATATTCAGAGGACGATTTTATTACTTGATTATCATCTGCTGAAGTTTCGGGAAGGGCGTTTTCTGCCGAATGGTTTTCAGATGTGTTGGATTGTGTTTGTATATCCGTATATTGTGGTGATGGGTAAGTGGTTGTTATAGTTTTGGTTCCACCATCAGAATCAACTGGATCGCCAGAGTTGGTATTATCATTTTGGGACTTTTGTGCAGTTTTAGTGTAGTAATCATTAGTATTAAATACTGGATATCTAGAATTCTGGATTTCAGATTCATGATGGATTTCTGGGGTATAATTTTGTAGATAATTTGGTGATACCTGCTGAGGCTTATGTTCTACTTTAGGCTGTTCTGGTTCTACTTCCTGCTTTGCTGGTGCCTGTGTAGAGCTTATTGAAATTGAAGGCGGGGAGATTGTTAGTTTTGGTCCTGAATTTCCATATGCTTCCTTGTATTCGTCGAAGAAATTTTGGTAATCTAAGGGCGTACTAAAATGGAATGCTTGGTTAATAGAGTAAGGATTGTGTGTTTCCAGTAATTGACTCGGGTATGTCGAAGCCTTAGATGATGTCGTAACTGTTGTTCTTGGAGTTGTAGTAGTTTCAGGTTTAAAAACATTTTGGACTTTAGTAGGTTCtgatattttgtaatttgtttcTTGTGGGAAGTTAACAAATTGCGACGGGTTATATTGATTTCCTAGATCGCTCAAGAAATAGGAACCGGTTCTATACGGCGGTGGTGGCGTCGATTGAGTAATGGGACGATTTGATTCTGTTTGTTTCAGTGGTCGTAATGTACTAACTGCCTGTGGTTCTATTGAATAGTAATTTTGTTCGTAGCTAGGAGAATTTACTGTCGGAGGGGAAGTACTATAATAACTTATGACTGGCTTCTGAGTGACCggtttttgttcttgtttgtaCTGTTGTCTTGAGTAGAGATTCGAGTAAGTATCGCCGACAGACGGTTTTATTGCCGGTGGAGAGTCTCTTATTAGCGAGTTTATAACGACTGATCCAACGTGTGGAGATGGGAAAGGAATCTTCGCAAAGCCCTGAGGAGTGTTATAGCTCAGGGGCGCTACAAAGAACGGCAACTGTCTCAACTTTTTGTCTATATTTTCAATGTTGGACAAATATGGTAGCTcaaattttacataattttctgGCGGAGACAAAGATGAAGGACCGATAAACACTTTTGGTGCATTTAAAGGGTTAACTGAATCTAATACTGCTACAGTGTTGACATTTTTCAAAGATTGCAGTACGTCGCCAACTCTTACTTGGTCATTGCTTTCCGCGTCATGAGTTGAGAAAATCGCCAAGGGAGGTTGATGTGGCTTTAACTTTTTTGGTTTCGCTGTTGTTGTCGGTGTTGTCGTAGGAAAGGGCGTCGTTATAGTTGAGAATCTTGGACTGTGGTCTACTTCACGGAATCGACCATTAAAGTTTGTTAGGAACTCTTGGGAATTGAATGTATCCATCGGTTGAGCTATCGCTGACTGTAGTTCGGCTGCTAGATTTTGAATTAGAGGATTCTGTCTCTGATTGTAAAGCTCCGTATTTACGAGCTGCGCTGATGTTAACGGACTTCTGAAATTGAATTGGCCTCTATTTAACGATTCCAAAGGCATATACAATAATTGCACCTCTTCCCTTTCCACTTTCGGTTTGGGGGCGCCAAACACCTCCTTAGTCTTATCGGCGAGTTCaaactttattttttgtaaagattGTGGTTTCTTTGCAAATACCATATTACTATTGTTTTCTGCGCGATATCCATCGATGAATTTAGGTGTTTCGTGATTATTCTTAACCGCTTGACTTACAAAAGGCTTCACTGGGTTTTGTATAGGCGGATTTGGTTTAGGCGGAGCGTTTTCAAATTTAACATGATTCGAATGGATTTGAGGTCTCGGCTTTATTTGTGGTATGTTGTCAAAACTGAACTGCGGTGCGACGAAGCCTTGACTGAGCGGAAAATTTGGTTGTGTCAAACCGAATCTCAATCCTTGATTGAATCCTTGTTCCGAGATATAGTTCTGGGGGGCAGAAGGCACCGATTGGAGGTACAGCTGGCGGTTCGACGGGGAATTGTAAAATGCCCTCGATGGAAAGGCATCTTGATTGAATCCAGTCGGTTTCACGAATCCCGGAAAAGGCTCTGATAGTATTCTCGGTTCTGCTACTGCTTGTCTCCTTATTTGGGGTGCCTCTCTCTCGATGGGTCCCGATAAAGGAACCCAGTCGCTTATGTCTGACGTGTACGAGCTGATTTGACGAGACCATCTTGATTGTGCTTTCTCTGCTGAGGAAACAGCCACGAGAGCCATTAAAACTAGCACCTTCAGCGCCATCTGAAATAGAAGAGACAAAAAGAGCTTTAACTTATAGGTTTTAATgtgtttcatcatgatcaacccatcgccgggctactactgagcacgggtctcctctcagaatgagaatggttgtggaccatagtccaccacgcgggccaagtgcggattggtagaccacacatttttgagaacattatggataactctcaggcatgctggtttctgcacgatgttttcctttaccgttaaagcaagtgatgtttaattacttaaaacacgtaactccgaaagttagaagtgcgtgcccggggctgaacccccgacctcccgactAGGAGATGGATACGGctcttaggtaagtacctaggtacctacttagtaccaaGACGTCATAAGCGCGGACGCTCGGTGTGGCAATGTTCTGGCGTGTTACATTCGCGTAACTAATGCCCTTATTATCTGATTGGAATAGCGATTTGTGACAACTTAATGGGGCCGTttagaataacttcctataaGGAAACGTGCTGGGAAAACATTACTTTCTCGGGCGCACTTTGCTATGTGGTCTATCTACTGAAATCATTTGACTGGTATCTAAATTTTTTAAAGGAAaattaatcatcatgatcaatcaatcgccagctcactgcagagcacgggtctcctctcaaagtgagaactgagaagggtttggccatagtctaccacgctggccttgtgcggattggtagacttcacacacctttgagaacattatggagaattctcagacatgcatgtttccttacgatgttttccttcaccgttaaagcaagtaatatttaattacttcatcatcatcatcatcatgatcaactcatcgccggttcactacagagcacgggtctcctctcagagtaagaagggttttggccatagtctactaccacgctggccatgtgcggattggcagacttcacacacctttgagaacattatggagaactctcaggcatgcaggtttcttcacgatgttttctttcaccgttaaagcaagtgacagtttaattactttaaacgcacataactccgaaaagttagaggtgcgtgcccgagatcgaacccccgacctccaataaggacatcctaaccactaggctatcacagcttagaaaATTAATACCTGAAACAAAGttttggtgcctcaaaatggttaatgcccactgagatttttgtctctgtcatttgtatgggattacgtaacataGAGAGcgttatactaacttcttttcgtgtttttttttttaatttacagactagcgcttggctgcaatcagacctggtggcaagtgactcctgagatggagcacgcttgcctagcaGATCTATCTCTCTATCTAgtctattcactctcgacttgaaggtacccatattataattggacgGGAAAATTGATGCGGGAAGAGTGTTCCAATCTTAGCGGTttgaatcagaaatgaggaagcaaatcgcttcgtacgtatccgtagAATTTCGagtacgtacgggtgcagaccttggcgatgccttgcggtacgatagtagaaaggtgaacctgcacctcgattgcgggaaacctgcgtcaatcattattacaatctcaattgttttgattggctgaatttgtacaaTTCTTGTtgcgacaatgcattgtagccaatagtgagcgagcgtcaaccaatcagaggtgattgcgatcgtgactttgtagctgtcaaacaaccgcggtagggccacaggttgaaaagttcttcggcacactctccgaaatatgtCCTGTGAAATACCGATGTAGTTATAAGTGCCGTTGTTGCTGTAGCCTGTACGCATTGCTCAATGGAGGCTACATTGTGTTGGGATAATGACTATTGTTTGACGACCTTGCTCTGCCGAGTTCCGGCCTACAGAAACACATCCTCTCACTTATTTACATTGAATACGGAATGGTTTGCGAGCTACCTATCTGGGATCTTGATCCTGATCTAAGGCACTCACCTCACCTTGTAAATACTTGTAGGTACTTCTATAATAGGTCGCCGTCGATGGAGtgatatagtacctactacactGGTGGCCGCGCGACCACACCCGGCCGCGTGGGCGACCTGCAGCACGACATCGACACGAGGAgagggagtgctctgaagagctttttgacctcattccaccctcttttttctacaaccgcaccgcgcgccaccgtaaggaatttcaccctcaccatctgggtgtctggtgcactgcgccagatccttctttccacgcacgtgcaaactgtggaaccaactcccatcggcggtgttcccactagattataacatggggttattcaaggggcggaccaacaaattcctaaaaggccggcaacgcatcggcggctcctctggtgctgcaaatgttcatgggcggcggtaatcacttaacatcaggtgacccgcctgctcgtttgctcgttatatctataaaaaaaaaaaaaaaaggaggagcAGGACCGACATGGACGAGACCACAGTGGAACAAGATGGCGGAGGCCTACACCCAAAGATAGGTACCCAAAATATAAACCAATACCACCAAACTAAATAATAGGTGCATCCTTTATATTCTTGTTATTTTTGCTactgttttgttttaaatagtaTGTTACATGTTctaatatttagataattaatactattaatgaaaattaattataatgcaatatacttacctaaattgAATAGAAAGATGACATGACCTAACATATGAATCACACGAATTAGATAATAGaatgattaaatattttttgttatttttgttgctTTTTTTGTCTTTTCTGAAATAGCTCAATTTAAtcttctatataaataaaaggaaaaggtgactgactgactgactgactgactgaaggactgactgatctatcaacgcacagctcaaactactggacggatcacgctgaaattcggcgtgcagatagttattataacgtaggcgtccgctaagaaaggatttttcaaaattcaactcctaaagggtgtgaaataggggtttgaaatttgtgtagtccacgcgaacgaagtcgcgagcgtaagctagttaataaataatttaacaactttgtataattttaattgaaacaATGACATAAGCGTTACGGAGTTGGACTTTTCGTATGATAAAAATGCGTTTTGAAATATTGATTTTTACTTTATTCACGTATACAATCCTCCGCAGGCCTTATAACAATCAATCAACAGATGAATTGTATAAAAGAGAAAGTCGGAGCCAATCGTCTCAAGTGGCGTCATAGGCTGTACCTACAGAGTCACAGTGAAGTATCAAGTCAGAGCAATCTGCGCTTTTCCTGCGAAGGTGAAAACGCAATTATAACACTTTCCCCGGCGGATGGAGCTGTATGGAAAATATCCGTTATTATCCCGGGCTTTGCGGTGCGCTCGGATGCTGGGAGCTTCTGTGCCGCAATTATCATACCTACGCATCTAATTCATGGACTTAGTATAATGGTCTATAAATGCCAGCGCgcgccagatcttcgttattttatagaagctgaaagtttaataaattgttacagTTTGAGGTTGTCACgatactaagggtgagatctatagagcgcactctgacttagcttagacttaagacagagttataacgagacagagctatatcgctcacataaatctgtctcgttttaactcaatcttaagtctgagcaaagtcaaagtgcgctctatagatagcataagtatctggcaatgcatgacgtgatttatcTAACtccaaaagttagagatgcgtggtCGAGATCATTCATCAAAACCCCGACCTCTATGACAGAAAATGCCGCATCTTAACCACTATCTCAGACTAAAAATCaagagacttgtcagacgcgtatacccgaaagggacaaaacaacaaaaaaaatcatacttaTACGtgtgaaaggttatgtttcataatttgcgttcgctacaacttttacacagctaCACCATATATGGCTTCTAAACagcttcaatactaaatttaactaTCACTGAGGTTTtttgggcacaaactacaacgtgcccaacaaaaaaaaagctaaactgacaaagacaaaaaactgtgtttttgtCCTtttcactcttcagagcttttctatacacctagcttgctctatcaaggtattattatttcgatgccaagtctccttgattcttagtctgagaccACTATGCTAGGTAAGGTACGGACCTACCTACTGCTTGACATATCATATCGCTAAATTCACTCAAAAATAATGTTGGTAAAATTAGCAGGAAATGCAAAACCACGCATGTTGTTGGCATCTGAATAGCTGGCTCGCCCTGCTTCGCATGGGTAATGAGTAATGAGGTTAGCATAGGTTTTACCTATGCTAAGGTCCACTTGTATGACAGGCGGTTAAGTTACgcccatcgacataggaggtaataattcttataaaaTTCCTTAcacagcctttagaatgacatttcgactttgtagagcgtagtctctgtcactcatacctatatgacgttttatcggtctcaacgacagagacaaccctctacaaatctaaagatcgatgtacattagtttctgccgtgtactgtagttACATAACCGACAGGGACGGCGCAAGGAGAGAGCCGGCTTCCGCATTCCGCAAGGCGGAGACAATTTTCCGCACAAGTCTTCCGCCTCAACGGTATACCTAGTGCCAGCAGCGAGTTGTAGATAAGATGAATTTTCACGCTTGCTTGCTCTCCTGACTATTTGTTTGTGGTGCAAGTTATAGGTGTAAGGTTacacattttagggttccgtacccgaagggtgccgacgggaccctattactaagactccgctgtccgtgtttcgtccgtccgtctgtcagcgggctgtatcttgttaAACGTAATAGGTAaagtgttgaaattttcacagaatgtgtatttctattgccgctattacaacaaatactaaaaatttcaaaatagctgccatgtaaattaaaaaaaaaatgttactccTTGTACGATGTTACGGTACTGAACTCTCCGtctgcgaatccgactcgcacttgaccggtttttatttttaatccgttACAAGTTAATCCTTAACGCGATCTCTCCTGGTGGTAGGTgatcagtctaagatggaagcagacTATCTTAGaataggtatggcagtttattaAACCTATTCCTCCAAATCGGTTTCTAGTTTCTGTTACACTGTAGTAACTGTTACAGCCGAGCACACAGCACAGCAATGGCTTCTACAtttacacaccttcaatactaaatttaaaacagaaaactaactcgtaatattcgcaataaattagtatcacagaggtttgttgggcacagacCGTACAGATGACAACTGTGCCCTGTACTTTCGacgcctgtacccgtagtataagattttacgtctcaccaaacgttgctagaattcgagagtcgaaacacttccgcgttatagtaaactggatcttaaacgccttgttttaaagctcaagtttgtctacacatctacagccagcgctccaagcggaaacgttgcgaattaaaatcagtggcattgaatttttgacttcaattcaaggctctttaggtccattttactttgatgttattttgtttcgattctcgaattctagcaacgtttggtgagacgtaaaatcttatactacgggtactgtatttTGGTTCCTATTGTATATCACGGACTTGTgtaaagtaacgcctgcttgtATACAACATATGTATatgttgtaagtacctacatggcAAGTCAGTATCGTGATGGGTTCCGCTCAACGCAATGCGCGCAGGCGACCAACTTGCGCAGCGGTGCATGGCGCGGCGAGTAGGGGGACAAAATAGTTTCATTATTATCCTACTGTTGTGAAAGATGACCATCTGTTTGATGCTTGTGacctagtaagtacctatgtaggtatgaatagatccgtaggagaaccacagtgaccgacatagctcagcgggttgcgaagctgaaggaGCAATGGGCAAGTTTGTTGTGGGcccttctcagacctgggcgcgtttggaaccctagtagctttagttttaagtttacgtaataaattatcaccactacatcattgtattgcaaatacaGCAATTAACAATCAGAAAGTGTAGGCATACaataacattttgcacgataaatcaaaaactatgatacataaaaataaataaaaatctgttttagaatgcacaggtgaagacctttcatatgataccccacttgatatagttaacttacttagaaaattgaaaatacaattattagttcatgaccacaatttaattttttttgtgtgatctaaccctaaattcacggttttcagatttttccccaaatgtcagctataagatctaccttcctgccaaatttcatgattctaggtcaacgggaagtaccctgtaggtttcttgacagacagacaacaaagtgatcctataagggttccgtttttccttttgaggtacggaaccctaaaaatcaaaatctgttttggaatgcacaggtaaatccctttcatatgatatacttggtatagtaatcttactttgaaagtcgaacatactaattattttttcatggacacattttaattttaattttcgtgatttaagtcaacggaaagtactgtataggtttcttgacagacagacagacagacagacagacagacagacagacagacagacaacgaagtgcaCATGATCctacctataagggttccgttttgtattttgaggtaaggaaccctaaaacgcAATAAAAGTTGATCAACATAATGTAGCATTGTGTGACCGTGTGTTTTGTCTGTTCGTAGTGCCGGCCGGTGTCGCGTACACAATGCGTGCTGAGGAAGTATTGTgtttctgtttgtctgtcattACACTCGTATATCAGTAACTAGCTGACCCCCCACTTCGCTCGGTTACAATAATATCTGAATattgtgaatagacatcttctagacaagcgcgctccatcttaggctgcatcatcacttgccaccagcggggagattcgctaactcagtgtctaacacttaATGATAGGCACCgtgctcatttttagggttccgtacctcaaaaggaaaaacggaaccctgataggatcactttgttgtctgtctgtctgtctgtctgtctgtctgtcaagaaacctacagggtacttcccgttgacctaaaatcatgaaatttggcaggtaggtagatcttacagctgacatttggggaaaaatctgaaaaccgtgaatttagggttaattcacaccaaaaaaaattaaattgtggtcatgaactaataattgtattttcaattttctaagtaagttaactatatcaagtggggtatcatatgaaaggtcttcacctgtgcattctaaaacagatttttatttatttttatgtatcataagtttttgaattatcctgcaaaatgtcgaaaatatacgactgtagtacgggaccctcattgcgcgagcctgactcgcacttggccggttttttaatccgttgaaggttttctacgaaagaatattttaatatcaccccatgaagcagcaatgtagaactaaccaacctctgtggctatcattcattgttagacactgagttagcgaatcacccagctggtctgattgcagccaaggggctaacttgtatctgaataaataaactcaGAACCTTAAAAGTATCGTTCAAGTATAATACCTCAAGTGTTCCTTTCATTACCGATGGTAATGCAGTCGTTTGCGTGTTACACTCAATACATAATAACGTGtacctgaaacaaaaacaaCGCAATTAGTGCACTGaccggaatcgaacctgcacTCGGTCGTTACCCGCTCGTTGCGGCAATAGCTACGCGGTCACCGGGTTTGGTGTAAAGCTGCAGACACATTGCTGTGGTGTTGTAAAGgagcgtttttttttgttctggATTTATATTCTTACTTAATaggtttacctacttatttcattgGCCCTCAAAAATCTCAAAACGAAAGAAAAATAAtggcattttaatattttataatttgtggTATTGGTATATATAAACGAAATTGACAGGTCTTAATATAATGCTATGCTACAGTACAATGCAGGAGActttatgaaagggataacagTACATTTagatagagattgtgtacagtggaattagccacagtattcaattttaataaaatctccAATCACCGTCTTTGTTTTCACTGCTAAAATGACTGAAAGAAAGAACATTTAGGTAGACAAAATCGAAGAGTGAAATGCGATATCAAAGAGTCGCAAGGAGCCACTGGACACTGTGTATTGTATGTACATactgtttatataaaaatgtgaATATGAGTGTTTTACGCTTTCAGTCGCGTCACAAGACACAACGCGGTAATTCGTTTGTACCCTAACTCTACTCGTTTGGAGTCAGTGAACATGTAGGATATTAAGTACTTTATAGTacaattaaactaattatttga harbors:
- the LOC117983715 gene encoding mucin-2 isoform X2, whose amino-acid sequence is MALKVLVLMALVAVSSAEKAQSRWSRQISSYTSDISDWVPLSGPIEREAPQIRRQAVAEPRILSEPFPGFVKPTGFNQDAFPSRAFYNSPSNRQLYLQSVPSAPQNYISEQGFNQGLRFGLTQPNFPLSQGFVAPQFSFDNIPQIKPRPQIHSNHVKFENAPPKPNPPIQNPVKPFVSQAVKNNHETPKFIDGYRAENNSNMVFAKKPQSLQKIKFELADKTKEVFGAPKPKVEREEVQLLYMPLESLNRGQFNFRSPLTSAQLVNTELYNQRQNPLIQNLAAELQSAIAQPMDTFNSQEFLTNFNGRFREVDHSPRFSTITTPFPTTTPTTTAKPKKLKPHQPPLAIFSTHDAESNDQVRVGDVLQSLKNVNTVAVLDSVNPLNAPKVFIGPSSLSPPENYVKFELPYLSNIENIDKKLRQLPFFVAPLSYNTPQGFAKIPFPSPHVGSVVINSLIRDSPPAIKPSVGDTYSNLYSRQQYKQEQKPVTQKPVISYYSTSPPTVNSPSYEQNYYSIEPQAVSTLRPLKQTESNRPITQSTPPPPYRTGSYFLSDLGNQYNPSQFVNFPQETNYKISEPTKVQNVFKPETTTTPRTTVTTSSKASTYPSQLLETHNPYSINQAFHFSTPLDYQNFFDEYKEAYGNSGPKLTISPPSISISSTQAPAKQEVEPEQPKVEHKPQQVSPNYLQNYTPEIHHESEIQNSRYPVFNTNDYYTKTAQKSQNDNTNSGDPVDSDGGTKTITTTYPSPQYTDIQTQSNTSENHSAENALPETSADDNQVIKSSSEYSQYDAAYNSQEILSSTSSTTTSTRRPPIRTRGRPRYPTAKPDSQEYSTRATITRRPLRERKPLPTRSRFEPNQITTESSTRKLVDSSERTTTPTRTRTRGRVHYKVSDYDENYTKRNKASKKEHDLAYQRDVLHQNYPVTLMERTSTVDIEAITEPNVLSSNDQKTANAEDTEDAYSNDKLSITAPVNSELEDLPQQYTNTIHSVTDAPYAPKVPNQDEDYVYQQKSSVTPQDTAQSYDEVKEERYVLQTSPQQNQNQDNVFFTTQASSPETATNIPVYSNNDEHQSNREEEITGAPEQGTKVGSQELSQEQEENIVETTPSYNRVRVRPGVVRQYHQTSLSESLRTDRRKPVQPITYRPAFDKRRTTMRIEEIQADLKTKQVHVRPGFQDYKQPVYKPEPSTESSAPTSTTETSAKRGQFRRRRPSYTTTEPAITRRPYEAKNRFRGRRPTEKPTDKPELQTDISSTTVKNNLHSRYSHRPRLSERYNKKPETEDQVSEDQDSNYSINRPKYAAPETDHWSPKISTDSFKPYNPNDIADEAKASSASDNKSKDELDIITAKNEYEDILISVTPAYNNRNNKKMPDIPPTLEALVEQSKVTKSDSTDTMSTFESMLEEVMKSLEEQDENEYTSNVMKHKGGEIGEIPPERIISSGENYSLKSTTPLQEEATTPVPDNAISTTVTEEVPLQKNRRRGFWKKVKVRPVTEIIDAAESQYYPHVVNRLGQYVSKNSLEKSGKGNPKFAVTTYKPNYQFLKDFFETHEDALDAITNIDIPKITTASNIESNTEVLKETVSTTRTELATTTDKISPGELDLGTGSPDPTFDDTAYYSDPTEPTTRGVSAVDRSDGFSFMDYLFGVTSPEEPDTKNVTTSEKEIRTTTELPKDNTVQVDTETTKIKITTESSYVPEEMTAETVNDNNESATETIVELQKSDKGSVLSDQSIVQLESSSISSFMDPANVVSTSMSTEVSHETEICFRGKCIKTNKNLL